From a region of the Thermus caldilimi genome:
- a CDS encoding carbon-nitrogen hydrolase family protein gives MRFRTLLAIQAEVKPDFYRTQEAFRERIFSLLSPLEGTPSPRLAAFPELFGLPLLLHLERDFHPQELLTSPLSPWKRARKAYGVVHRTMAEAARAFGTYLLAGTLLSPPYEEELARGRFARTPLFQNLALFLNPEGRLLAQVPKMELTPPERWLKRGTFGPHLVETQAGRVGILICLDGFFERYLARLDALGAEVLLQPSANPAPWDRPWPWEGSRREGEVWRASAQERLVGRENLRFLLNPMLNGKILGLTFEGQSGIYAPGEALALAPAPRGDAALLLTL, from the coding sequence GTGCGCTTCCGCACCCTCTTGGCCATCCAGGCGGAGGTCAAGCCGGATTTCTACCGCACGCAAGAAGCCTTCCGCGAGCGGATCTTCTCCCTCTTAAGCCCCCTCGAGGGCACCCCCTCCCCCCGGCTTGCCGCCTTCCCCGAGCTCTTCGGGCTCCCCCTTCTCCTGCATCTGGAAAGGGATTTCCACCCCCAGGAGCTCCTCACCTCTCCCCTCTCCCCCTGGAAACGGGCGCGGAAGGCCTACGGGGTCGTTCACCGGACCATGGCCGAGGCCGCTAGGGCCTTCGGCACCTATCTCTTGGCGGGCACCCTGCTCTCCCCGCCCTATGAGGAGGAGCTGGCCCGGGGGCGGTTTGCCCGCACGCCCCTTTTCCAGAACCTCGCCCTTTTCCTCAACCCCGAAGGCCGCCTGTTGGCCCAGGTGCCCAAGATGGAACTCACGCCCCCGGAGCGCTGGCTCAAGCGGGGCACCTTCGGCCCCCACCTGGTGGAAACCCAGGCGGGCAGGGTGGGCATCCTCATCTGCCTGGACGGCTTTTTTGAGCGGTATCTGGCCCGGTTGGACGCCCTGGGGGCGGAAGTCCTCCTGCAACCCTCTGCCAACCCCGCCCCTTGGGACCGCCCCTGGCCCTGGGAGGGATCCCGAAGGGAAGGAGAGGTCTGGAGGGCTTCCGCCCAGGAGAGGCTCGTGGGCCGGGAAAACCTCCGATTCCTTTTAAACCCCATGCTGAACGGCAAGATTCTCGGCCTCACCTTTGAGGGGCAAAGCGGCATCTACGCCCCCGGGGAGGCCCTGGCCTTGGCCCCTGCCCCAAGGGGGGATGCCGCCCTCCTCCTAACCCTATAG
- a CDS encoding rhodanese-like domain-containing protein produces MTRRALLGFFALLALAACGPKGSYQNVGPQELYQAVDQGAVVVDVRTPEEFAQGHVPGAINLPVEAVAQWADTLPKDKPVYLYCRSGNRSRQAAEYLKRKGYTNLYNLEGGILAIQREGFPLVR; encoded by the coding sequence ATGACCCGGCGGGCCCTCCTCGGGTTTTTCGCCCTTTTGGCCCTGGCGGCCTGCGGGCCCAAGGGCAGCTACCAAAACGTCGGTCCCCAGGAGCTTTACCAGGCGGTGGACCAGGGGGCGGTGGTGGTGGACGTGCGTACCCCAGAGGAGTTCGCCCAGGGGCACGTGCCCGGGGCCATCAACCTCCCGGTGGAGGCCGTCGCCCAGTGGGCGGATACCCTTCCCAAGGACAAGCCGGTTTACCTCTACTGCCGTAGCGGCAACCGCAGCCGCCAGGCGGCGGAGTACCTGAAGCGGAAGGGGTACACCAACCTCTACAACCTCGAGGGCGGGATCCTGGCCATCCAGAGGGAGGGCTTCCCCCTGGTTCGCTGA
- a CDS encoding MBL fold metallo-hydrolase produces the protein MVFRQIYEEGLAQMSYLLGCAATGEALVVDPKRDVDTYLELAESLGLRITAIAETHIHADYLSGARELAKATGATLYLSDEGDENWKYKGLEGFSHVLLRDGDEFRVGNIRVKAVHTPGHTPEHLSFLVADGAVTDEPLLFLTGDFVFVGDIGRPDLLEEAAGIKGTALPGARRMFQSLKTKFLTLPDHVQVWPGHGAGSACGKALGALPATTVGYEKRHAWWAEYLERNDEEGFVKALLAGQPEAPTYFKEMKRLNRDGMPILGGIPHPGRLTKPQFDRYLREGAILVDTRDKFAFAGGHIRGAINIPAGRNFSTWAGWLLPYDRPLVLLAHPSEVEALTRALIRIGLDEVVGYIPSLQGYADGELETVPQITAREAKALWERGEAVILDVRGRDEHLAGHIPGALNLHAGRVLAHLDRLPKNKPLIVHCVGGDRSSTAISALLSHGFRNALNLTGGIRAWQEAGFPVEKGEELVNA, from the coding sequence ATGGTTTTCAGGCAAATCTACGAGGAAGGCTTGGCCCAAATGAGCTACCTCCTGGGGTGCGCCGCCACCGGAGAGGCCCTGGTGGTGGACCCCAAGCGGGACGTGGACACCTACCTGGAGCTAGCGGAAAGCCTGGGCCTGCGCATCACCGCCATCGCCGAAACCCACATCCACGCCGACTACCTCTCGGGGGCCCGGGAGCTGGCCAAGGCCACCGGAGCCACCCTGTACCTCTCGGACGAAGGGGACGAGAACTGGAAGTACAAGGGGCTGGAGGGCTTCTCCCATGTCCTCCTCAGGGATGGGGATGAGTTCAGGGTGGGGAATATCCGGGTGAAGGCCGTGCACACCCCGGGCCACACCCCGGAGCACCTTTCCTTCCTGGTGGCGGATGGGGCGGTGACGGACGAACCCCTCCTCTTTCTCACGGGCGACTTCGTCTTCGTGGGGGACATCGGCCGACCGGACCTTCTGGAGGAGGCCGCGGGCATTAAGGGGACCGCTCTACCCGGGGCCCGGCGCATGTTCCAAAGCCTCAAGACAAAGTTCCTCACCCTTCCCGACCACGTGCAGGTCTGGCCAGGCCACGGGGCAGGTTCCGCCTGCGGCAAGGCCCTGGGGGCCCTTCCCGCCACCACCGTGGGCTACGAGAAGCGGCACGCCTGGTGGGCGGAGTACCTGGAAAGGAACGATGAAGAAGGCTTCGTAAAGGCGCTTCTTGCCGGACAGCCGGAAGCCCCCACCTACTTCAAGGAGATGAAGCGGCTCAACCGGGATGGCATGCCCATCCTGGGAGGCATCCCCCACCCGGGCCGCCTCACCAAGCCCCAGTTTGACCGGTACCTGCGGGAGGGGGCCATCCTGGTGGACACCCGGGACAAGTTCGCCTTCGCCGGGGGGCACATCCGGGGAGCCATCAACATCCCCGCGGGCAGGAACTTCTCCACCTGGGCCGGGTGGCTTCTTCCCTACGACCGGCCCCTCGTCCTCCTGGCCCACCCTTCCGAGGTGGAGGCCCTGACCCGGGCCCTGATTCGCATTGGCCTGGACGAGGTGGTGGGGTATATCCCAAGCCTCCAGGGGTATGCGGATGGAGAGCTGGAAACCGTACCCCAGATCACGGCCCGGGAGGCCAAGGCCCTCTGGGAGCGGGGCGAGGCGGTGATCCTGGACGTGCGGGGCCGGGACGAGCACCTGGCCGGGCACATCCCAGGGGCTTTGAACCTCCACGCCGGGCGTGTGCTGGCCCACCTGGACCGGCTACCCAAGAACAAGCCCCTCATCGTCCACTGCGTGGGCGGGGACCGCTCCAGCACCGCCATCAGCGCCCTCTTGTCCCATGGCTTCAGGAACGCCCTGAACCTCACCGGGGGGATTAGGGCCTGGCAGGAAGCCGGCTTCCCGGTGGAAAAGGGTGAGGAGCTGGTAAACGCCTGA
- the pdo gene encoding protein disulfide oxidoreductase has translation MALLGPKEQEIVRERLSNLVRDVELVLFTDTSTLIAPGKEPCLYCKETKQLLEELAALSDRLHLVVYDLATPEGKEKAKEYRVEDPPTLILREKGSEAINLRYRGIPAGYEFASLLEDIEMLGRDGHGLPENVVQELNNLPQEVVLQVFVTPTCPYCPQAVRTAHRMAYASPKVWGEMIEANEFPELSSRYHIHGVPDTIVNHGKERILGAQPLSQFLQAIRKAVGVSA, from the coding sequence ATGGCGCTACTGGGACCTAAGGAGCAGGAGATCGTACGCGAGCGGCTTTCCAACCTGGTGCGGGATGTGGAGCTGGTGCTTTTCACCGACACCTCTACGCTAATCGCCCCAGGTAAGGAGCCTTGCCTGTACTGCAAGGAAACCAAGCAGCTTTTGGAGGAGCTGGCCGCCCTTTCGGATAGGCTTCACCTGGTGGTCTACGACCTGGCTACCCCCGAGGGCAAGGAGAAGGCCAAGGAGTACAGGGTGGAGGACCCTCCCACCCTGATCCTGCGGGAGAAGGGCTCTGAGGCCATCAACCTGCGCTACCGGGGTATCCCGGCGGGGTACGAGTTCGCGAGCCTCCTCGAGGACATCGAGATGTTGGGGCGGGACGGGCACGGGCTTCCGGAAAACGTAGTCCAAGAGCTTAACAACCTTCCCCAGGAGGTGGTCCTCCAGGTCTTTGTCACCCCCACCTGCCCCTACTGCCCGCAGGCGGTGCGCACCGCCCACCGCATGGCCTACGCTTCCCCCAAGGTGTGGGGCGAGATGATCGAGGCCAACGAGTTTCCCGAGCTTTCCAGCCGCTACCACATCCACGGGGTGCCGGACACCATCGTGAACCACGGCAAGGAGAGGATTCTCGGGGCCCAGCCCCTTTCCCAGTTCCTCCAGGCCATCCGCAAGGCGGTGGGGGTGAGCGCCTAA
- a CDS encoding sulfite exporter TauE/SafE family protein — MSLALLGALLIGLSLGLLGSGGSILTVPVLVYLLGEPPKQAIAESLLIVGGIALLGAVPYALRGLVDWRNVLFFGLPGMAGTYLGAWLSRFVSGEVQLLTFALVMLLAAYFMARPSPLRAQGHGGRKPGKILLDGLAVGALTGFVGVGGGFLIVPALVLLGGLPMHLAIGTSLLIIALKSFAGFYKYLHLLPELGLAVNYEVALLFVGVGTLGSFLGGRLAVRLPQGGLRRGFALFLVVMGIFIVGQNLVQGH, encoded by the coding sequence ATGAGCCTTGCCCTTTTAGGCGCGCTTCTCATAGGGCTCTCCCTGGGGCTTCTGGGCTCGGGAGGGTCCATCCTCACCGTACCCGTGCTGGTCTACCTCCTGGGAGAGCCTCCTAAGCAGGCCATCGCCGAAAGCCTCCTCATCGTGGGGGGAATCGCCCTTTTGGGGGCCGTGCCCTATGCCCTAAGGGGCCTGGTGGACTGGCGCAATGTGCTCTTCTTCGGCCTTCCGGGCATGGCGGGCACCTACCTGGGGGCTTGGCTTTCCCGCTTCGTTTCCGGGGAGGTGCAGCTTCTCACCTTTGCCCTGGTGATGCTTCTTGCCGCCTACTTCATGGCCCGGCCAAGCCCCCTGAGGGCCCAGGGCCATGGGGGCCGCAAGCCCGGGAAGATCCTCCTGGACGGGCTGGCGGTGGGGGCCCTCACCGGCTTCGTAGGGGTGGGGGGAGGCTTTCTCATCGTGCCCGCCCTGGTCCTCTTGGGAGGGCTTCCCATGCACCTAGCCATCGGAACCAGCCTCCTCATCATTGCCCTCAAGTCCTTTGCTGGGTTTTACAAGTACCTCCACCTTTTACCCGAGCTGGGACTGGCCGTGAACTATGAGGTGGCCCTCCTCTTCGTGGGGGTGGGGACCCTGGGAAGCTTCCTGGGCGGCCGGCTGGCGGTGCGGCTACCCCAGGGAGGCCTGAGGCGGGGGTTTGCCCTTTTCCTGGTGGTGATGGGGATTTTTATCGTGGGCCAGAACCTGGTCCAAGGGCATTAG
- the hemH gene encoding ferrochelatase, whose protein sequence is MNVLLMAYGTPYTPEEIEPYYTDIRRGRHPSQELIKELEERYAAIGKSPLNEITLVQAIRLQALLNLEAPAYPKRLLGPFGPRIPQGPARVYVGTKHWHPSIGEAMAAMHEDGVRRAVAIVAAPHYSLRSVAEYQEKVEAALKSLPEPIEMVWVESYEAHPSLIAAYAKRLEEAIWRLKEPRKAAYVFTAHSIPLSAVERGDPYPRQVERTAELIAQRLALPRFSVAYQSAGRTPEPWLGPDINEHLRALREEGFEEVVVQAVGFPADHLEVYYDLDLEAQATAQEVGLRLIRARSLNADLDYIHVLKELVEAAWLR, encoded by the coding sequence ATGAACGTACTCCTCATGGCCTACGGCACCCCCTACACCCCGGAAGAGATCGAACCCTACTACACCGACATCCGCCGGGGAAGGCACCCATCCCAAGAGCTCATCAAGGAGCTGGAAGAGCGCTACGCCGCCATCGGCAAAAGCCCCTTGAACGAGATCACCCTGGTCCAGGCCATCAGGCTTCAGGCCCTTTTGAACCTCGAGGCCCCCGCCTACCCCAAGCGCCTCCTGGGCCCCTTCGGCCCCCGCATCCCCCAGGGGCCGGCCCGGGTCTACGTGGGCACCAAGCACTGGCATCCCTCCATCGGGGAGGCCATGGCCGCCATGCACGAGGATGGGGTGAGGCGGGCGGTGGCCATCGTGGCCGCTCCCCATTACTCCTTAAGGAGCGTGGCCGAGTACCAGGAAAAGGTGGAAGCCGCCCTAAAGTCTCTGCCCGAGCCCATTGAGATGGTCTGGGTGGAAAGTTACGAGGCCCATCCCAGCTTGATCGCCGCCTACGCCAAAAGGCTCGAGGAGGCCATCTGGCGGCTCAAAGAGCCCAGGAAGGCCGCCTACGTCTTCACCGCCCACTCCATCCCCCTCTCGGCGGTGGAGCGGGGCGACCCCTACCCGCGCCAGGTGGAGAGGACGGCAGAGCTCATCGCCCAGAGGCTTGCCCTGCCCCGGTTCAGCGTGGCCTACCAGTCCGCAGGGCGCACCCCTGAGCCCTGGCTCGGCCCCGACATCAACGAGCACCTAAGGGCCCTAAGGGAGGAAGGTTTTGAGGAGGTGGTGGTCCAGGCGGTGGGCTTCCCTGCGGACCACCTGGAGGTCTACTACGACCTGGACCTCGAGGCCCAGGCCACCGCCCAGGAGGTGGGACTAAGGCTCATCCGGGCCCGGAGCCTCAACGCCGACTTGGACTATATCCACGTTCTAAAGGAGCTGGTGGAGGCAGCGTGGCTCAGGTAG
- the hemG gene encoding protoporphyrinogen oxidase, translating to MAQVAVVGGGWAGLAAALALKEAGVDFLLLEATPRLGGKVRTHKGEGFLVEGGPDASVRYKKEVLELAERFGLTPIGTLPAKPAAYILRKGKAHPLPEGLLQIVPGDLRGLYRTSLLSFSGKLRALYDLFLPRGTKEDESLREFVERRLGPEVFAALVAPLAGGIYGGEPDELSMKAAFPQLLDLERKHRSLILGAMRARRARGSREGGSLFFSFQEGLSALTRRLAEEVAGKTLLGTPVLALEPLGGRYRLHTPRGPLEVEAVVLATPAPVAAHLLRPFLPEATALLKGIPHTPAATVSLAFKEALPVAGHGLLIAKGEGYRARGFTWTHQKWPGRAPEGFSLARAYFSGEVARLSEAELARVALEDLRRFLGQEVRAERTFVFRFPEGMPAYRVGHLERVERLEMALVKAPGLFLAGNYLEGVGLPEVVRSGRRAAERALGYLALTPTP from the coding sequence GTGGCTCAGGTAGCCGTGGTGGGCGGGGGCTGGGCGGGGCTTGCCGCCGCCCTTGCCCTTAAGGAGGCGGGGGTGGACTTCCTCCTCCTGGAGGCCACCCCCAGGCTGGGGGGCAAGGTGCGCACCCACAAGGGGGAGGGGTTTTTGGTGGAAGGGGGCCCGGACGCCAGCGTGCGCTACAAGAAGGAGGTCCTGGAGCTTGCCGAGCGCTTCGGCCTCACCCCCATTGGCACCCTTCCCGCCAAGCCCGCGGCCTACATCCTGCGCAAAGGAAAGGCCCACCCCCTTCCGGAGGGTCTTCTACAGATCGTCCCCGGAGACCTTAGGGGTCTCTACCGCACCTCCCTCCTCTCCTTTTCCGGGAAGCTCAGGGCGCTTTATGACCTTTTCCTTCCCCGGGGAACCAAGGAGGACGAAAGCCTGAGGGAGTTCGTGGAAAGGCGGCTCGGCCCGGAGGTTTTTGCCGCCCTGGTGGCACCCCTGGCGGGGGGCATCTACGGGGGGGAACCCGACGAGCTTTCCATGAAGGCTGCCTTCCCTCAGCTTCTGGATTTGGAGCGGAAACACCGGAGCCTCATCCTGGGGGCCATGCGGGCTCGGAGAGCACGGGGAAGCCGGGAAGGGGGAAGTCTCTTCTTCTCCTTCCAGGAGGGGCTTTCCGCTCTAACGCGGAGGCTTGCCGAGGAGGTGGCGGGGAAAACCCTCCTGGGCACCCCGGTCCTGGCCCTCGAGCCCCTGGGCGGCCGCTACCGCCTCCACACCCCTAGGGGACCCCTGGAGGTGGAGGCGGTGGTCCTCGCCACCCCCGCCCCCGTGGCGGCCCACCTCCTAAGACCCTTCCTCCCCGAAGCCACGGCCCTTCTCAAGGGCATTCCCCACACCCCGGCGGCCACGGTGAGCCTGGCCTTTAAAGAAGCGCTTCCCGTGGCAGGGCACGGCCTCCTCATCGCCAAGGGGGAAGGCTACAGGGCCAGGGGGTTTACCTGGACGCACCAGAAATGGCCCGGGAGGGCCCCGGAGGGGTTTAGCCTGGCCAGGGCCTACTTCTCCGGGGAGGTGGCGCGGCTTTCCGAGGCAGAGCTTGCCCGGGTAGCCCTGGAGGACCTCCGCCGTTTCCTGGGCCAGGAAGTGCGGGCGGAGCGCACCTTCGTCTTCCGCTTCCCCGAGGGGATGCCCGCCTACCGGGTGGGGCACCTGGAGCGCGTAGAGCGGCTGGAAATGGCCCTAGTAAAGGCCCCAGGCCTCTTCCTGGCGGGGAACTACCTGGAGGGGGTGGGCCTCCCCGAGGTGGTGCGCTCGGGGCGCAGAGCGGCGGAGAGGGCCCTCGGGTACCTGGCCCTCACCCCCACCCCCTAG
- a CDS encoding peptidylprolyl isomerase — MRFLFFLLTLSLSLSPFARAQEDPVVAQVGPEHITKSQFELRFGLFVKSALRQLGLPDSEETRDLLAQYRAPYLEALAEERALLLLARRQGFWPLPDSVEARVAELVKAFPEEEALRKALEGAGVPDLATYRTLLSEAMALEALEAHYRAKLSVSPAALKALWLLSPEYRHPALYCARHILVPTLEAAKEVLARLAKGEAFAQVAKEVSQDPGSKEAGGDLGCEPEGTYIPAFEKALLALKPGEVSPPVGTEFGFHVILLERLVPPGRYPLEEVAEELAQGVKDKAWEKLAKALIRSYPIALFPERL; from the coding sequence ATGCGCTTCCTTTTTTTCCTCCTAACCTTAAGCCTAAGCTTATCCCCCTTTGCCCGGGCCCAGGAAGATCCCGTGGTGGCCCAGGTGGGGCCCGAACACATCACCAAGAGCCAGTTTGAGCTCCGCTTTGGCCTCTTCGTCAAAAGCGCACTCCGGCAGCTTGGCCTCCCCGACTCGGAGGAAACCCGCGATCTTCTCGCCCAGTACCGGGCCCCTTACCTGGAGGCCCTGGCGGAGGAGCGCGCCCTTCTCCTCCTGGCCCGGCGCCAGGGGTTCTGGCCCCTGCCCGACAGCGTGGAGGCCCGGGTGGCGGAGCTCGTGAAGGCCTTCCCGGAGGAAGAGGCCCTGCGGAAGGCCCTGGAGGGGGCAGGGGTGCCCGACCTCGCCACCTACCGCACCCTGCTTTCCGAGGCCATGGCCCTCGAGGCCCTGGAGGCTCACTACCGCGCCAAGCTTAGCGTTTCTCCCGCGGCCTTGAAGGCCCTATGGCTCCTTTCCCCGGAGTACCGCCACCCCGCCCTCTACTGCGCCCGGCACATCCTGGTGCCCACCCTCGAGGCGGCCAAAGAGGTCCTGGCCCGCCTGGCCAAGGGGGAGGCCTTCGCCCAGGTGGCCAAGGAGGTGTCCCAGGACCCTGGCTCCAAGGAAGCCGGGGGGGATCTGGGCTGCGAGCCGGAAGGCACCTACATCCCCGCCTTTGAAAAGGCCCTGCTGGCCCTGAAGCCCGGGGAGGTTTCCCCTCCCGTGGGGACGGAGTTTGGCTTCCACGTGATCCTCCTGGAAAGGCTGGTACCCCCGGGCCGCTACCCCCTGGAGGAGGTGGCGGAGGAGCTGGCCCAAGGGGTGAAGGACAAGGCTTGGGAAAAGCTCGCCAAGGCCCTGATCCGTTCCTATCCCATCGCCCTTTTCCCCGAGCGCCTATAG
- a CDS encoding TlpA disulfide reductase family protein, with protein sequence MDAVQVGPFAIPWARFQVFLALLAMVAVAEVLARRVDRRLPLWAYNAIFVGFLGARVGFVLENASIYARDPLSILYVWQGGFDPLWGILAAGGYTLMVLPKNLWRYALLAALAAGLVFGVFLVQKRGGEEVRLPSLTLTALGGTRVNLQDFRGKPLVLNLWATWCPPCRRELPMMVRLSQENPEVRFVFASQGEGPVVVRNFLEEEGLAPEWVLLDPETQLSQVLKTQGLPTTFFFDRQGRLVARHLGELSEALLLGYLRVLR encoded by the coding sequence ATGGATGCGGTGCAGGTAGGGCCCTTCGCCATTCCCTGGGCCAGGTTCCAGGTGTTCCTGGCCCTTTTGGCCATGGTGGCGGTGGCTGAGGTCCTGGCCCGAAGGGTGGACCGAAGGCTTCCTCTGTGGGCCTACAACGCTATCTTTGTGGGTTTTCTTGGGGCCCGAGTCGGTTTCGTTCTGGAGAATGCGTCCATTTATGCCCGGGATCCCCTTTCCATCCTCTATGTGTGGCAAGGGGGGTTTGACCCCCTTTGGGGTATCCTGGCTGCGGGAGGGTACACGCTGATGGTATTGCCCAAGAACCTCTGGCGGTATGCCCTGTTGGCCGCTTTGGCGGCGGGCTTGGTCTTTGGGGTCTTCCTGGTGCAGAAGCGGGGAGGGGAGGAGGTGCGCCTGCCCTCCCTCACCCTCACCGCCCTGGGGGGTACCCGGGTGAACCTGCAGGACTTCCGGGGCAAGCCCCTAGTCCTGAACCTTTGGGCCACCTGGTGCCCTCCTTGCCGGCGGGAGCTACCCATGATGGTGCGCCTGAGCCAGGAAAACCCCGAGGTGCGCTTCGTCTTCGCCAGCCAGGGGGAGGGGCCGGTGGTGGTTCGGAACTTTCTGGAGGAAGAGGGGCTCGCCCCTGAGTGGGTTCTCCTGGATCCGGAAACCCAGCTTTCCCAGGTTCTGAAGACCCAGGGCCTTCCCACCACCTTCTTCTTTGACCGGCAGGGGCGCCTGGTGGCCCGGCACCTGGGGGAGCTTTCCGAGGCCCTTCTTCTTGGTTATCTGAGGGTTTTGCGCTAG
- a CDS encoding rhodanese-like domain-containing protein, which translates to MYEAEVKDLNPEEAKKLYDQGVAFIDVREVEEYAQARIPGAGLVPLSEFMARYGEIPKDRPVVLYCRTGNRSWQAAAWLSAQGYGNIYNLEGGIVRWYRAGLPVDTSPVEVGYTATPYQEVGPHEAEKLLSEALVVDVREPWEYADGHVPGAVNIPLSSLPQRLKDLPKDRPILLVCNSGNRSGVAADFLVGQGFPGERVYNLEGGTYAWMGAGLPVER; encoded by the coding sequence ATGTACGAAGCCGAGGTCAAGGACCTGAACCCAGAGGAAGCCAAAAAGCTCTACGACCAGGGCGTGGCATTCATCGATGTGCGGGAGGTGGAGGAGTACGCCCAGGCCCGGATTCCTGGGGCAGGCCTAGTGCCCCTTTCCGAGTTTATGGCCCGCTACGGGGAGATCCCCAAGGACCGGCCTGTGGTCCTCTACTGCCGCACGGGAAACCGCTCCTGGCAGGCGGCCGCCTGGCTTTCCGCCCAGGGCTACGGGAACATCTACAACCTCGAGGGGGGCATCGTCCGCTGGTACAGGGCGGGACTCCCCGTGGACACCAGCCCGGTGGAGGTGGGCTACACCGCCACCCCGTACCAGGAGGTGGGCCCCCACGAGGCGGAAAAGCTTCTAAGCGAAGCCTTGGTGGTGGACGTGCGGGAACCCTGGGAGTACGCGGATGGGCACGTGCCCGGGGCGGTGAACATCCCCCTTTCCTCCCTGCCGCAACGGCTTAAGGACCTGCCCAAGGACCGGCCCATCCTCCTGGTCTGCAACTCCGGCAACCGCTCGGGGGTGGCGGCGGACTTCCTGGTGGGCCAGGGCTTCCCCGGGGAACGGGTGTACAACCTCGAGGGGGGCACCTACGCCTGGATGGGGGCGGGCCTTCCGGTGGAACGATGA
- the hemE gene encoding uroporphyrinogen decarboxylase, translating into MEGVNDLILQAARGRPTSRPPVWFMRQAGRYQKEYQEIRRRYTLPEIVQNPEVCAEVTLLPVKQLGVDAAILFADITTPLYGMGVKLDLVEGKGPVIHQPIRDSKGVEALRPLEPEEAVPFVLETIRLLKKELKVPLIGFAGAPFTLASYLIEGGPSRQFREVKAFMYQEEALWHQLLEKLTQAMARYLKAQVEAGAELLQVFDSWVGALSPADYRRYVKPHMAKLFQELRLLGVPVIHFGVGTMGLLKEMREAGGDVIGLDHHTPLPWARDLLGNTPVQGNLDPVVLFAPKEVIRREVERILAENAGRPGHIFNLGHGILPGTPVEHVRYVVELLKEKEGAA; encoded by the coding sequence ATGGAGGGCGTGAACGACCTCATCCTCCAGGCGGCCCGGGGCAGGCCCACCTCGAGGCCCCCCGTCTGGTTCATGCGCCAGGCGGGGCGTTACCAGAAGGAGTACCAGGAGATCCGACGGCGCTACACCCTACCGGAGATTGTGCAGAACCCCGAGGTCTGCGCCGAGGTTACCCTTTTGCCCGTGAAGCAGCTTGGGGTGGACGCCGCCATCCTCTTTGCGGACATCACCACCCCCCTCTATGGGATGGGGGTGAAGCTGGACCTGGTGGAAGGCAAAGGCCCGGTCATCCACCAGCCCATCCGGGATTCCAAGGGGGTGGAGGCCCTAAGGCCCCTGGAGCCGGAAGAGGCCGTGCCCTTCGTGCTGGAAACCATCCGCCTCCTGAAAAAGGAGCTTAAGGTGCCCCTCATCGGCTTCGCCGGGGCTCCTTTCACCCTGGCCAGCTACCTCATCGAGGGCGGGCCGAGCCGCCAGTTCAGGGAAGTCAAGGCCTTCATGTACCAGGAGGAAGCCCTCTGGCATCAACTCCTGGAGAAGCTCACCCAGGCTATGGCCCGCTACCTGAAGGCCCAGGTGGAGGCGGGGGCCGAGCTCCTCCAGGTCTTCGACTCCTGGGTGGGGGCCTTATCCCCTGCGGACTACCGGCGGTACGTGAAGCCCCACATGGCCAAGCTCTTCCAGGAGCTGAGGCTCCTTGGGGTGCCCGTGATTCACTTTGGGGTGGGGACCATGGGCCTTCTTAAGGAGATGCGGGAGGCCGGGGGGGATGTGATCGGCCTGGACCACCACACCCCCCTTCCCTGGGCCCGGGACCTCTTGGGGAACACCCCGGTCCAGGGCAACCTGGACCCCGTGGTCCTCTTCGCCCCCAAGGAGGTGATCCGGCGGGAGGTGGAGAGGATCCTTGCGGAAAACGCTGGCCGGCCCGGGCACATCTTCAACCTGGGCCACGGAATCCTGCCCGGCACTCCGGTGGAACACGTGCGCTATGTGGTAGAACTCCTCAAGGAAAAGGAGGGAGCGGCATGA